The genomic stretch GTCTATGTTCACAGAAGGTTCTGACCGCGTGGCCGTGCACTCCCTAACGGGATACGGACCAGAAGAAGAGGAGGCTGTCCGAAAGAGCGCCATCCTGAAGTCGAAGGTACTCGAGGATTTCAAAGAGCAATTCAGAATTACCAGGACTGGATACTTTGTCCCGGGCGAGAACCAAGGGGACGGATCGGGCTTCGTGTTCATCGAGGATCCGGCTAAGGTCATGGCCAAGAGGGCAACTCCAGATAGCTGGCACGAGCTAGATCTGCTTTATTTCGGCATGTTCGATAGGGATGGCAAGATGCTGGGCTACCTCCAGCTGGATTATCCTGAGGACGACAAGATTCCAACCAAGGAGACGATGCAGGCCGTGGAGGCGTTCGCTTCCATAGCCACAATCGCTATCGAGAACTCGTCCATGTTCAATGACCTTAACCAGGCGAAGGACCAGGTCAGGATGTATCTCGACCTGCTCACCCATGATGTTGGGAACCTCGTCAATCCGGTAAATGCTTACCTGGAGATCGTCCTGGGCACCACGACACTCTCGCCGGTCCAGTACAAGTACATCTCATCCGCCCAGGAAGCAAGCAGGAGCATGATGCACTTGATCAGGAACATCAGGCGGTCGGCTCAGATGCTTGAGTCAAAGGAGATCGAGCTGGTCCCTGTGAATCTCTCAAAGTCGATCCACCAGGCTTCGATGGAGGCCAAGAGCGCGTTCCTGGGCAAGAACGTGGTCATCAAGACAACATTCTCGGAGCGTGACACATGGGTCATCGCGGACAACTTCCTGGACGAGGTGATCTACAACCTTCTCACGAACGCCATCAAGTACGATGAGCACGAAGAGGTCGCCATAGATGTTGAGACGAAGCCAGAGGAGCTCGAGGGCAGGAGCTACATCGGCATCAAGGTGATCGACAGAGGTATCGGTATCCATGATGAGTTCAAGGAGAAGGTGTTCTCAAGGGATTTCAGGAAACTGCCTCGGGATGAGCGTCCTATGGGTCAGAAGACGAAAGGCGCCGGCATGGGTCTGTCAATAGTAAGCTCGCTCATAGAACGGTATGGCGGCAGGATATGGATAGAGAACAGGGTGTACGACGACTATTCTAGAGGATGCGTGTTCAACATGCTGCTCCCCAAGGCATGAACAATTCAAGGCAGGAATGGGAAACGATTAATATCGCGGTCTGTGATGCGCCAGCCGGCAGGCGAGCATGGCACTGATTGACGAGATAGCTGATATCCAGAGGAAGAACGGCATAGTCGGGCGCAGGAATGAGCTGGAGAGGGCCCTCGTGGCCATCAAGTCAGGCAAGAATCTCATGATTGAGGGCCCTGTGGGTGTCGGGAAGACAGTGCTAGCAGTCGCCGTAGCGAAACACCTTGGACGGCCGGTATTCAGAATCGATGGAGATGAACGGTACACTGAGCAGAAGCTCTCCGGATGGTTCGACCCCCCCATAGTACTCGAGAAAGGCTACATTGCGGATGCGTTCGTTCCCGGTCCTTTGACTGATGCCATGCGCGAAGGAGGAGTCCTTTTCATGAACGAGATGAACAGGATGCCCGAGGGGGTGCAGAATATCCTCCTCCCTGCAATGGACGAGGGTTTGATTGAGATACCGAAGATCGGCACCGTCAAGGCCAAAATCGGCTTCGTTGTCATTGGCACTCAGAACCCGCGGGAGTTCGTGGCCACGACTGCGCTGTCAGAGGCGCTCTCTGACAGGTTCGAGCTCCTCCTCCTTGACTACCAGTCCCTCGATGAAGAGACCGAGATCGTCAGAAAGGCTCTCCCCAAGGCTCAGCCTGAGATCATAGCACGCGCTGTGTGGATCGCCAGGAGAACCAGGGACCACTCCAACATCAGGCGAGGAGCTAGCATCAGGGCCGCCATGAGCATCGCCCAGTTAACGGGCAGCATGTCCAAAGACATGCTCGAGGGCATGCGGAAGGCCGCGCATATGGCGCTTCCGACAAGGATTGAAATGAGGGAGGAGTCGAAGAGGTCCGCAGACGAGATCATCGATGAGATTGTCAACGAGTGCTTTGCGCTTCCACCACCTTCTCCAGGTCGTCCTTTGGAGGATGAGAAGAAGCGGGAGGAAGAGCGACGCCGGGCGCGTAATGAGGAAAGGGTGAATCAGATGGACATTCCGGACCTTGTTCAGATCATAGAGGACGCAAACGCGGAGGATCTGATACGCAATGATGATATCGGTTGGGCCATTGCACAGAACTACTCCCAGCTAAGGGTTAGGCTCAAGGACCAGACACTCATAGAGCTGGCGAAACGGATCGCTGTCAAGGCGACCATCCGGCGCGTCTTGCAGCTCCTTGGTCCCGTGTCCATGCCAACTTACATTTCTCGGAGCGAGTTTCGACTGGGGGAGGACGCAGAGATAGATGTGGAGTCGACCTTGGATTCATTGGTTGAAAAAGAGCATTTGTCCCCATCTGACATCATCGTCGAGAGGCGCGAGCCCAGGCAGCTGTCCGTGGCCATGATGCTCGATGCCAGCCTGTCTATGACTGGTGACAAACTGGCGATGGCGACTGCGGCCATAGCTGTCCTCGCTTTTCGACTGAAGACGGTGGACTATATCCTGATAACCTTCAATGACAGGCCCACAGTTCTGAAACGAATCAACCAGACAAGGAGCCTTGACAGCCTAATATCCGACCTGCTTGACGCGCACGCTGGAGGATACACCAACATAGAAGGAGCTCTCAGGAAGGGAAGGGATGAGCTCTCCATTTCCAAGACGAAGAATCGGGTCGGGATTCTGATAACCGATGGCAACTACACGGTCGGTGCGAACCCTGCGGACGCGGCCTCGGCTTATAGGAGGTTGTTCGTGATCATGACGGAGAGCCATGATTGCCAGCCTGGTATTTGTGAGGACATCGCGAAGAGAGGCGGAGGACACATGTACGAAGTGTCCAGCTTCGACGAGATTCCTCGGGTCCTTTACAAGGTTCTGAGGATGGTCGCGCAAGGCTCTCCCGGAGCCCAGCGGTGAAGCGAGAGGTCGATCGGGGATGATGGAAGCCGAGCTTCTCGTCAGAATACCGAAGATGTGGGTCACCGAGATCCCGAACAGGCATGAGGTCTCTATCAAGATCGTGAACAGGAGACGCTCGGGAAAGATGGGCGTGCGCGACCTCGTCGAGATCACCGGTTCTCAGGAAGATCTCGAGGCGATTCTCCTGGAATTCAAGAACGAACCATGGGTGAAGAGCTATGATCTGGACTTCATGGAGTCCGGGAAGTTGATCGGTGAGGTTCTGACCTACAAGTGCTTGGCCTGCGCCATGCTTGCAGAATCCAAGTGCCATCTCATGTCCGCAAACGGCACGAGCGATGGGAGGATTCTCTGGCATATCATGACCAGCGATCGTGATGACGTGAAGAAGCTCGTCACGAAGCTTAACAATGCGATGTTCGACGCGGAGATCCTGAGACTGACACCTATCGCCGAACACGAGGTACTGACGCGTCGGCAGGAGGAAATCATAATCATGGCGTTCGAGAAGGGATACTTCGAAACCCCGAGAAAAGTCAAATTGAAGGACCTAGCGGAGGCTACCGGGGTCTCTCAAGCGACGCTATCCGAGATCCTGAGGAAAGGTCAGAAGAAGATAGTTGTCGACTATCTGAGGGGAAAGCGAAGGGCCCGTTGAACCCGTCCCGAAATTGGCCAGTATGAAGGAATATGCTGACTTTCCGTGCACAGGATATATTTGAACGTTTTGGGAGGTGTATGTGCCTCCGAACTGGGGGTCACCATATGGTTATATATCCGCAGGAAGCCAAATCGTTATCCAATAGCTTCCCCCTCTTTTTTTTCTTGCTAACTCAGCAGCACGGGCTTTCCTGTCTGCAATCTCTGTAGCATTGCATTTTTGTACCGGGCCGACGTTAATATCCTGATTTCACAGATACGGTGCTTCATGCGAATAGTGCCGAAGAAGGTATTCTTCACCAAAGGGGTGGGAAGACATAAGCATCAATTGCAGTCTTTCGAGCTCGCGCTCAGAGATGCGGGGATTGAGAAGTTCAACATAGTGTCCGTCTCGAGCATATTACCTCCTGACTGCGCGATCGTGTCAAGGGATGAAGGGTTGAAGGAACTCGTCCCTGGACAGATCGTTCATGTCGTGATGGCCCGCAACTCGACGAACGAGCCGAACAGGCTTGTAGCCTCGTCAATCGGATGCGCGATTCCCGCGGATCGATCACAGTACGGCTATCTCTCGGAGCATCACACATACGGTGAGAACGCGGGTTTGGCGGGCCACTACTCGGAGGATCTAGCCGCCACCATGCTGGCCACGAAGCTTGGCATACCCTTCGACGCTGAGAAGGACTGGGACGAGAGAGATGATCAGTACAAGATGAGCGGGAAGATCGTGAAGTCGTTCAATGTGACGCAGACCGCTGAGGGGGAAAAGACTGGGATATATACGACCGTGATCGCCTCTGCAGTCTTCGTCACGACAATCCTAGTGGACGACGAGTCAGCGAATGAGCCTGCAAAACAGTGATAGTTCACCAACCGACATACTGTCGCGCCAAGAAGTGGAGTGGTTCAAGATGTCCAGAACAGGAAAGGGCATGAGGAAGAAAGGGGGGTTGCATGACGGCTACAGTGACGGCCTCGAGCCGCTCGCACCTCTAGATCTCACGAAGTATGAAACCGTCTCCGATCTGGTCGCCGGCATGTCCAGATGCAGCTTCGGAGCTAGAAGCGTCGGAGAGGCAGCCAAGGTCCTCGAAGCCATGGTCAAGGACAAGGATTGCTTCAAGGTGCTCACGCTGTCTGGAGCCATGACACCAGCGAAGATGGGGCTGGTAGTTTGCGACATGATTGATTGGGGTATGGTTGATGCGATAATCAGCACTGGTGCGATCATGGCGCATGGCATGGTCGAATCGACCGGAAGGGCTCATTTCAAGAACAAGGAGTCCATGAACGACGTGCTGTTGTACCAGAGAGGGTACAACAGAATCTACGACACCATAGAGCTGGAGAGCAGTCTTGACGACATGGAGCTCATTTTCCGGAAGGTCATGGAGGAAGCATCGAACAAAGGCTCGTTGGGAAGCTATGAGCTCAACTGGCTCATTGGGAAACGTTTGGCATGCGATACCGACGAGTGTCAGAGAGGCATCCTGAAATCGGCATATCTAAAACAGGTGCCTGTGTATGTCCCTGCATTCACTGATTCGGAGTTAGGATTGGATTTCGGAGTTTATCTCAGGAGGATGAAGCTGAAGGGCAAGAAATCCGTCAAGTACGATGCTTTCGCAGACCTTGAAGACTACACTTCGCGGGTCCTCGTCTCGAAGAAGCTTGGCATATTCACGATAGGTGGAGGAGTGCCCCGCAACTGGGCCCAGCAAGTCGGCCCGTATCTCGATATCATCCAGAAACGAGTGGGCAGCGGCGGAGGTTTCAAACGCTTCGACTATGCCGTGAGAATATGTCCCGAGCCGGTCCATTGGGGCGGACTGTCAGGCTGCACATACTCCGAGGGAGTCTCATGGGGCAAGATCGTCCCTCGAACCGAGGGCGGCATGTACGTCGAGGTGTACTCTGATGCTACGATCGCTTGGCCGTTGATCGTGAAGGCCGTGATGGATAGGCTGGAGCGCAAGGGATGGCCGAAGAGGCCAAGAGGAAACCGGCCAGAGCTGTGAGCCGTCACAGATCCTCGACGGGATCGTACCAAATCGTCTTCGTCCCCCTCTTCGCTCTCATGTTCCTCTTGAAGGATTCCGGCTACTAGTCGATGTGCGCCTGCAGCTTGTCCACGCGCTTGCCGGATCGCGGGCATGATCAAGTGTTTTGTTCTTTCGACATCGGAGGAATCGTCATTGAACGTAATCGGACCAAGCACGCATATGCAAGCTACAATGTCTTTGATTGCGAGAGTGAGTTGTCTGGCTCGGTTGGTCAGCAACGCGTCTTCCTCGCAACCTTAATATCGGTTGTGGGCGTTGTCGGAGCGCGACGACATCGTATTCAAGTGCGATTCTCATCGAAAGAGGGTTAGAATGGATTTGAGTCTTCCAGAGTGGGTTGCAGACTGGGCTAGAAGTGCGCCTAAGCTATTGGTCGCGCCACCCGGCCCGAAGAGCAAG from Candidatus Thermoplasmatota archaeon encodes the following:
- a CDS encoding AAA family ATPase, with translation MALIDEIADIQRKNGIVGRRNELERALVAIKSGKNLMIEGPVGVGKTVLAVAVAKHLGRPVFRIDGDERYTEQKLSGWFDPPIVLEKGYIADAFVPGPLTDAMREGGVLFMNEMNRMPEGVQNILLPAMDEGLIEIPKIGTVKAKIGFVVIGTQNPREFVATTALSEALSDRFELLLLDYQSLDEETEIVRKALPKAQPEIIARAVWIARRTRDHSNIRRGASIRAAMSIAQLTGSMSKDMLEGMRKAAHMALPTRIEMREESKRSADEIIDEIVNECFALPPPSPGRPLEDEKKREEERRRARNEERVNQMDIPDLVQIIEDANAEDLIRNDDIGWAIAQNYSQLRVRLKDQTLIELAKRIAVKATIRRVLQLLGPVSMPTYISRSEFRLGEDAEIDVESTLDSLVEKEHLSPSDIIVERREPRQLSVAMMLDASLSMTGDKLAMATAAIAVLAFRLKTVDYILITFNDRPTVLKRINQTRSLDSLISDLLDAHAGGYTNIEGALRKGRDELSISKTKNRVGILITDGNYTVGANPADAASAYRRLFVIMTESHDCQPGICEDIAKRGGGHMYEVSSFDEIPRVLYKVLRMVAQGSPGAQR
- a CDS encoding helix-turn-helix domain-containing protein, with protein sequence MMEAELLVRIPKMWVTEIPNRHEVSIKIVNRRRSGKMGVRDLVEITGSQEDLEAILLEFKNEPWVKSYDLDFMESGKLIGEVLTYKCLACAMLAESKCHLMSANGTSDGRILWHIMTSDRDDVKKLVTKLNNAMFDAEILRLTPIAEHEVLTRRQEEIIIMAFEKGYFETPRKVKLKDLAEATGVSQATLSEILRKGQKKIVVDYLRGKRRAR
- a CDS encoding arginine decarboxylase, pyruvoyl-dependent; this encodes MVPKKVFFTKGVGRHKHQLQSFELALRDAGIEKFNIVSVSSILPPDCAIVSRDEGLKELVPGQIVHVVMARNSTNEPNRLVASSIGCAIPADRSQYGYLSEHHTYGENAGLAGHYSEDLAATMLATKLGIPFDAEKDWDERDDQYKMSGKIVKSFNVTQTAEGEKTGIYTTVIASAVFVTTILVDDESANEPAKQ
- a CDS encoding deoxyhypusine synthase family protein, which encodes MRKKGGLHDGYSDGLEPLAPLDLTKYETVSDLVAGMSRCSFGARSVGEAAKVLEAMVKDKDCFKVLTLSGAMTPAKMGLVVCDMIDWGMVDAIISTGAIMAHGMVESTGRAHFKNKESMNDVLLYQRGYNRIYDTIELESSLDDMELIFRKVMEEASNKGSLGSYELNWLIGKRLACDTDECQRGILKSAYLKQVPVYVPAFTDSELGLDFGVYLRRMKLKGKKSVKYDAFADLEDYTSRVLVSKKLGIFTIGGGVPRNWAQQVGPYLDIIQKRVGSGGGFKRFDYAVRICPEPVHWGGLSGCTYSEGVSWGKIVPRTEGGMYVEVYSDATIAWPLIVKAVMDRLERKGWPKRPRGNRPEL